TCCAATAGGATTTAATACAGAAAATAAAGCGGCGAATAGATAGATGAAAAGATCCATGTTGTTTGGTTTAAAGCTGTAAAAATAGTGTATTTTAAATTTTAGAAGTGTATTTCGTGTTAGGAAGTTGTTTTGTTCTCGGAGCAACTAAACACTAAAATAGCTAAACCTCTAACCCTTTTTTGATTACTTTTGCAAAATATAATTATAGAAAATGAAAAATAAGAAAACAGTAGTCATTGGTGCAACAACAAAACCTGAAAAATATGCTTTTAAAGCGATTACAATGCTCGTTGATAAAGGACATTCGGTTCTTGCATTAGGACAAAATGCTGGTGAAGTGGCAGGTGTAAAAATCCAAACCAAAGCGATTCCGTTAAAAAGCATAGATACCGTTACACTTTACATCAATGCGACACGTCAACGCGATTATTATAATTATATAGTTGAAGCTAAACCAAAGCGTGTTATTTTCAATCCTGGAACCGAAAATCCGGAGTTCTATCAATTATTGCAATTAAATAATATAAAAGTCGAAGTGGCTTGTACACTAGTTTTATTGACGACAAATCAATATTAGACTTTACTATCTGCATTTAATCCATTAAGGTGTTATTAAAACTGTGTCGCTTTTGTTGCGGGTTTGCTTATTAACAGTAATCCAACAAAAGTGATAAGACCGTTTATGATAATTAATTCATTGTCAAAAACATAACCAAAGAAAAGTGTTTTAGAGTTTTCGCTGATAAAGAAAGTTAGCGCAGGGGAAAGAATGCATATAAATGGAACGAGTTTGTCTTGGACCGTTTTAGATTTTAGAAATAATCCAAAGCAATACAATCCCAAAAGCGGTCCATAAGTATATGAAGCTACTCTAAAAATCATTCCGACTACCGAACTATCATTGATGGAATTAAAAAAAACAATGACTAAGAACATCAGAAAAGAAAAACCAACATGAATAAAATGTCGGGTTCGGATTATGTTCGGTTTGTTTAAATTCTCGGTTTTATCCATACCTAAAAAATCAACACAAAACGAAGTGGTTAGAGCCGTTAAAGCGGAATCAGTTGTAGCAAAAGTAGCTGCGGTTAATCCCAACAAGAAGACTACAGAAGGAATTAGTGTTAAATGATTAAAGGCGATTTCCGGAAAAAGTAAATCGGTTCTTGGTTTTCCTGAAATTAAATCTAATGGTACTTCAATGCCATTTTTCTCGGCATAAATATAAAGTAAAGCACCAACACTCAGGAAAAATATATTAATAAGTACAAAAATTCCGGTAAAAGTAAACATGTTTTTTTGGGCCTCGCCAATGGTGGCGCAACTCAAGTTCTTTTGCATTAAATCTTGATCTAAACCAACCATTGCAATGGTTACGAAAATACCACCAAGAATTTGTTTTACAAAATGAAATTTACTGGAAATAAAATCTTCAAAGAAAAATATTTTAGAATAATTACTGTTTTTAACGGTTTCGAAAGCCTGAAAAATGCTTAGATCTAAACTGCTGCAAATAAAATAGATGGTCAAAAAAACAGATGAAACTAAGAAGAATGTTTGTAAAGTGTCTGTAATAATAATCGTCTTTAAACCTCCGCGATACGTATACGAAAAAATTAAAGCCAGCGAAATTAAAACGGTTAAAGCAAACGGAATATTATAATAATCAAAAACGAAGCGCTGAAGAACAATAACCACGAGATATAATCTAAAAGAAGAACCAATTGTTCGACTAATTAAGAAAATAGTGGCAGCCGTTTTATAAGAGTAAATACCTAAACGGTGTTCGATATAGCCATAAATTGAGGTCAGATTCATTCGGTAATACAACGGAAGCAGTAGCTTGGCGATGATTATAAATCCAATGGCATTTCCTAGTACAAACTGAAAATATTTGAATTGTTCTCCTGTTGGCGCACCAACTTCTCCAGGAACTGAGATAAAAGTAACCCCAGAAAGAGCTGTTCCAATCATCCCGAAAGCAACCAAATACCATTTAGAATTTTTATTGGCCTTAAAAAAAGTATCATTTCCACTATCTTTTTTGCTGACGGCATGAGAGATATAAAATAAAATTCCAAAATAAACGATTATAAGAAGTAAGATGGTGCTTGGGCTCATTTTTTAGATTTAAAGTAGCCAAAATACAATTTTTTGTTTAATGGATTATTTGTTTGAACTTTTTTCTATTTATAAAAATCGAATGAATAATAGCTTATGGTACAAATAAACAAATTAGTACATTTGCAATTATGGAATTTTCTTCAAAATTATTAGAAAAAGCGGTTAACGAAATGTCACAATTGCCCGGAATAGGTAAGCGAACGGCTCTCCGACTGGTATTACATTTATTAAAACAACCCAAAGAACAAACCGGTTTTCTGGCTCAGGCTTTGGTGACTATGCGGGAAGATATTAAGTATTGTAGTAGTTGTCATAATATTTCGGATAGTATTTTGTGTGAAATATGTGCTAATACAAGCAGAAATCATCAAATTATTTGTGTTGTAGAAGATATTAGAGATGTAATGGCGATAGAAAACACGGGGCAATTCAGGGGAATTTATCATGTTTTGGGAGGGAAAATTTCACCGATAGACGGTGTTGGACCGAGTCAATTGAATATTGTTTCTTTGGTTGATAAAATAAAATCAGGAAATGTAAGTGAGATAATTTTTGCGTTGAGCTCAACAATGGAAGGCGATACGACCAATTTTTATATTTATAAGCAAATCTCAGATTGTTCTATTGTAATATCTACCATTGCAAGAGGAATTTCGGTTGGCGATGAGCTGGAATATGCAGATGAAGTTACTTTGGGAAGAAGCATATTGCAAAGAGTCCCTTTTGAAAAGTCTTTTAAACAAAATTAACCACATAATGAATTGCGATGCTTTTTAAATAGTAAATGAAAAGCTATATTTGTTGCTAAAAATAGTATAATGAGCAAAACCGGATTTTATTTATTGCTGACCATAAGTGTTTTATTTTCCTCTTGTATCTCGACTCAAGATTTAATCTATCTTCAAAAAAAGGATAAATCACAAGAAGATGCTTCAATTGTTGCTGTAGGGTCAAAACCATACAGGTTGCAAACTAATGATGTTTTGAGCATAACTATAAAAGCTATAGATCCAAAACTTGTAGCTATTTTTAATCCGTCAAATGATGGAGCTGGCGGTGGAAAATCAGAATCAGGATTGTATTTTGATGGTTTTACTGTAGATGATCATGGTAATATAAGAATTCCTGTTTTAGGAGAATTAAATGTCATTGGTTATACGCTGGATGAAATTAGAATTAGAATAGAAAAGCAACTGTTAGCTGAATATTTTAACAAAGAAGCTGATATTTTTGTCACCGTTCGATTAGCAGGTTTGCGTTATACTATCAATGGAGAAATTGGAGGTCCTGGTACAAAAATATTATTTCAAGACAACGTGACTATTATGGAAGCTATTGCAAATTCCGGAGATATCACTATTACCGGGAATAGAAAAGCAGTTACGGTTATGAGAAAAACTCCTACCGGAGTTCAAATGCATGATTTAGACCTTACAGATATCAATGTGATGCAATCGCCATATTACTATTTGCAGCCTAATGATTTTATCTATGTGAAACCGCTCAAGCAAAAAACTTGGGGGACAGGAAAAACCGGTTTAGAGTCATTGGGAACAATTATTACCCTACTTTCTTTGGCAACGACTACTTTTTTATTATTAAAAAATTAATACACATTTAAAAAATGTTAGATATAAAAGATTTTTCGATTTTTGAGAGCCAGACTAGTTTCGACTTTAAGGGCTTTTTAATTAAAATCGGAAGTTATTGGAAATGGTTTCTGCTGAGTTTACTAATTACTTTCACCATTGCTTATGAGGTAAATATTAGAAAGGAAAAGATTTACGCAATGGAAACACTTATTGTGGTAAAGGAAGAAACAAATCCGTTGTTTACCTCTAATACAAGTTTGACATTCAATTGGGGTGGTACTTCGGATCAGGTTCAAACTATTTCTACTACATTGCAATCCAGGTCTCATAATGAGTTAGTTGTAGATAAATTGCAATATTATATTAATTATTTAGTACAAGGAGAATACAAACTTATTGATGCTTACGGAGCGGCTCCTTTTTATGTCAATATTGATAAAACTAAAGGTCAAATAGCAGGAAATCTAATTGGAATTAAGTTTTTAAGTGAAAACGAATATGAAATCAGAATTCCATTCGAAAACAGTTCGGTTTCGATACTGACCTATTCTAATAATTCATATGGCACCACAGCCGTTCAAACTGGAGATTTCATAAAGCGATATAAAGTAGGAGAGCAGGTTTCATTGCCTTTTTTGAATTGGAAATTACAAATAAAAGACAATCCGGGATTTTATAAAGGAAACGAGTATTTTGTACAATTTAATGATTTTGACGGAACAGTTTCTGCTTATAAAGGAATAAGTGTGAGTACCGAAGATAAAGGCGGGTCAATTATTACCTTAGGGATGCAAGGAACAAATAAAGCCAGAATGGTGGAATATTTGAATGCAACCGTTAAAATGCTTATCAAAAGACAGTTAGATAGTAAAAACCAATTTGCGACTAATACAATATCCTTTATAGACAGTACTTTAGTGGCAATGGAATCGCAACTGAAAGAAACCGGAGATGAGCTAAAATCATTCCGAAAAGATAAAAATATCTTTGATGTTGAAGATGGGGGAGCAAAATTCTCAGAGAAAATACTCGGATATGATGTCACTAAGGATGAGGTGACTCGTAAAATGACGTATTACAATTCCTTAAAAGCGTATTTAAAAAATAGTGTTGATTATTCTAAACTTCCTGCGCCATCAGTAGCGGGAATTGAAGATCCAAATATTGTGGTTAATGTTTCTAAATTGATTTCACTTTCCACGCAAAGATCCGAAATGGCTTACGCTGTTAAAAGTGATAAAATATTTAAAGATTTTGATAATCAAATGATGGCTGTCAAAAATGTTTTGTTGGAGAATATTGCTACTGCAAAAGCTTCTTTACAATATGATTTAGCCATGATTAACGGTAAAATTAATGAGACGGAAAGTACCATTAAACAGCTTCCGGAAGACCAACAGGAATTAATTAAAATAAAAAGAAAATATGACTTAAGCGATAATATTTACAGCACGTTTCTTCAAAAACGAAGTGAGGCTGATATCGTAAAAGCAGCAAACTTATCTGATATTCATTTTATTGACCCGGCAAAAGATGTTGGAGGCGGATTAATCGGTCCCAAAACATCTGTGAACTATGTATTGGCGTTGTTTTTGGGAATACTATTTCCGTTGCTTATTGTTTTTGGAATTTTCTTTATTAATAACTCCATTCAGAATACTGAGGATATTAGTAAGTTGACACAGATTCCGCTAATTGGTGTAGTTGGTGTGAATAAAGAAGAGAGTGATTTGGCTGTTTTTGATAAGCCTAAATCAGCGTTGTCCGAATCGTTTAGAGCAATTCGTTCTTCACTGCAATTTTTGTATAAAAAACAATTAGTTGATGGTGCTAAAACCTTGATGATAACCTCATCGGTCAGCGGTGAAGGAAAGACTTTTTGTTCGATAAATATCTCTACTATTTTTGCATTAAGCGAGAAAAAGACGGTCATTGTGGGATTAGATTTAAGAAAACCGAAGTTGTTTGATGAATTTAATTTATCCAATGAAGTTGGTGTGGTGAATTATTTAATTAAGCAAAAAACACTTGATGAAATTATAAATCATACGCAAATACCGTTTTTAGACGTCATCCTTTCGGGACCAATTCCTCCCAATCCTGCAGAGATGATTTTGAGTGATGGTTTGAAGGAATTAATTGAAGAATTAAAAGAAAAATACGACTATATTATTTTAGATACACCGCCTGTTGGTTTGGTTTCTGATGCATTGGAGTTGGCGCAATACTGTGATGTGACACTTTACATCGTTAGACAAAACTTTACTAAAAAGGAAATGATTACGTTATTGAATAACAGGGTGAAACGCGGAGAACTTCATAATACGAGTATTATTTTGAATAGTTTTGAAAATAAAGCCAAATATGGAGCAGGCTATGGCTATGGTTACGGCTATGGTTACGGTTACGGGACCTATTCTAATGGGTATCATGATGAGGAGGAAAATAAAAGCATTGTTAAGAAAACAATTCAAAAGTTGAGAAAAAAATAAAGGTACTTTGTTGTTTAAATAAATATGATGAAAGAAAAAACGAACAGTACCATACTAATTACGGGAGGAGCCGGATTTATTGGCTCTAATCTTTGTGAACATTTTTTATCCAAAGGGTATAAGGTGATTTGTCTGGATAATTTTGCAACAGGTCACCGACATAATTTAGCCGGGTTTGTTGATAATGAGAATTTTCGATTGATAGAAGGGGATATTCGGAATTCTGTTGATTGTGAAAAGGCTGTACAAGGAGTTGATTATATTTTGCATGAAGCTGCTTTGGGCTCTGTGCCTCGTTCTATTATTGATCCCGTAACGACTAATGAAGTTAATGTTTCCGGGTTTTTGAATATGCTTGTTGCTGCCAGAGATGCAAAAGTGAAACGCTTTATTTATGCCGCAAGTTCTTCTACTTATGGAGATTCTCAAGGGTTGCCTAAAGTTGAGGATGTTATAGGAAAACCACTTTCGCCTTATGCGATTACTAAATATGTTAACGAATTGTATGCTGAGATTTTCAGTACTACATATGGTTTAGAAACAATCGGATTGCGTTATTTTAATGTTTTTGGAAGAAAACAAGATCCCAAAGGGGCGTATGCCGCGGTGATTCCGAAGTTTGTGATGCAATTGATGCAATTGGAGTCTCCAATATTGAACGGAGATGGGAATTATTCCCGTGATTTCACTTATATCGATAATGTGATTCAGATGAATGAATTGGCGATGACTACTGAAAATCAGGAGGCGTTGAACACCGTTTATAATACAGCTTACGGTGACCGAACGACTTTGAATGAATTACTGGTTTATTTGAAGGAGTACCTGTCTCAATATGATGAAAGGATTGCGAATGTTGCTGTAATACATGGACCAAACCGGGCGGGAGATATTCCGCATTCGTTGGCCAGCATTGATAAGGCCAAAAAGTTATTAGGGTATCATCCGCAGTTTTCTATAGCGGAAGGTCTAAAAGAAGCGGTTGATTGGTATTGGAATAATCTAAAATAGATAGTATGCATGGGTTCTGATTTAGTGCCAATGCATACTTTTTTACCTTAAAATAGAGTTATAAATTAAAATTAAATTACATGAAAATTACAAAAATTTGTTGCATCGGAGCCGGATATGTTGGAGGACCAACTATGGCTGTTATTGCGCAAAAATGCCCCCACATTAAAGTTACTGTAGTTGATTTGAATGAAGAACGCATTGCCGCCTGGAATGATGAAAATGTGGATAATATTCCTATTTATGAGCCAGGTTTAAGTGCCATTGTTGCAGAAGCAAGAGGTAGAAATCTTTTTTTCTCTACTGCTGTAGAACAAGCCATTGATGAAGCCCAAGTCATTTTTATTTCGGTGAATACGCCAACCAAAACCTACGGAAAAGGAAAAGGAATGGCTGCTGATTTAAAATATATTGAATTATGTGCGAGACAAATTGCAAGAGTAGCCAAAGACAATAAAATTGTAGTGGAGAAATCTACTCTTCCCGTGCGTACTGCTGAAGCTATCAAAAGTATTTTGGACAATACCGGTAATGGTGTTGAATTTCAAATTTTATCCAATCCGGAGTTTCTTGCAGAAGGTACTGCCGTTACGGATTTATTGCATCCGGATCGTATCTTAATTGGTGGTGACACTACAGTTGAAGGTCAAAAAGCGATTCAATCGTTAGTTGATGTGTATGCTAATTGGGTACCTGCTGATAAAATATTAACCACTAATGTATGGTCTTCGGAATTGTCTAAATTGACGGCTAATGCTTTTTTGGCACAACGTATTTCTTCGATTAATGCATTATCCGAACTTTGTGAAAAAACAGGTGCTGATGTGAATGAAGTAGCGCGCGCCATAGGAATGGACAGCCGTATTGGGCCAAAGTTTCTTAAAGCTTCTGTTGGTTTTGGTGGTTCTTGTTTTCAAAAGGATATTTTAAACTTGGTGTATATTGCTAAATCGTATGGTTTGAATGAAGTAGCTGATTATTGGGAGCAAGTCATTATTATGAATGACCATCAGAAGAAACGATTTTCTAATACAATTGTTCAAACGCTTTACAATACTGTTGCCGATAAAAAAATCACATTTTTGGGTTGGGCTTTCAAAAAAGATACTAATGATACCCGAGAATCAGCAGCGATTTATGTTGCAGATGATTTGATTAACGAACAGGCTAAAATTGCTGTTTACGATCCTAAAGTTTCCAGAAAAAAGGTTTTAGCAGATTTGGATTATTTAGAAACCAGAACTGCCGAAAGCAATATGAAAAGTATCAGCTCGTATGAAGATGCTTACACTGCCTGTGAAGGCGCCCATGCCATCGCTGTTCTTACCGAATGGGATGAATTTGTTCAGTATGACTGGCAGAAAATTTATGATTCGATGCATAAGCCTGCTTTTGTTTTTGACGGAAGAAATTTACTTGACAAAGCCGCATTAGAACAAATCGGGTTTGTTTATCAGGCGATAGGCTCTTAATTGATTTTAAAAAGGTTGTTTAATGTCTAATTTGCGGTTTATTTTTTTGTAAGCCGCATTTGAATTGAATAATCGGCAAGTGAATATTATTTTTTTATTTTAATATAAAGTACGTGAAACATTGGTATGTAGTTTATACAAAACCTAAATGGGAAAAGAAAGTTGCGGAACAATTGGAACAATTGGGAATTACCTGTTTCTGCCCGTTGATTACTCAAGTACGTCAATGGTCAGATCGAAAAAAGAAAGTAGAAGTACCTCTTTTTAATTCGTATGTTTTTGTTCAGTTATTGTATTCCGAAAGAAATACTGTTTTTAATTCAGTTGGAGTTGTCCGGTATTTGTTTTGGTTGGGGAAACCCGCCATTGTTCGCGATGAAGAGATTTGTGTTATAAGGGATTGGATTAACGGCACGGATTCTTGTGAAGTGTCTGTTGTGCCTTTTCAGATTGGTGACAGCATACAATTAGAATCCGGACCTTTTTCTTCTCAAAAAGCGATTGTGCAGGAAGTGACAAATACTCATTATGTATTGGTCTTGGAGTCGCTTGGCTGTGTGTTGAAGATGAAGTATAATTAGGGGGTTGGGGTACTGGGTTTTTGGGTTTTTGGGTTTTGGGTGTTAGGTGTTAGGTTATGGGTGTTGGGTTTTAGGTCTTAGGTTTTGGGAGTTAGGTTTTGAGGTTGGTTTTGGAAAAAAGATAAATGAAATGAAAAAAATATTAATTACCGGAGGAGCCGGATTTATTGGGTCTCACGTTGTGCGTTTGTTTGTGACTAAATATAGGGATTATCACATCTATAATTTGGATGCTTTAACGTATGCAGGTAATTTAGAGAATCTTACTGATATTGAAGCGGCGCCCAATTATACCTTTATTAAAGGCGATATCACCGATGCCGATTTTATTTCGGAATTGTTCGAACAACATGCCTTTGAAGGGGTGATTCATCTTGCGGCAGAGTCGCATGTGGATCGTTCTATTGAAGACCCTTTGGCGTTTGTGAAGACTAATGTGTTTGGTACCGTGAATTTGTTGAATGCTGCAAAAAAGGAGTGGGAGAATGCGTTTGAGGGCAAACGGTTTTATCATATCAGTACCGATGAGGTATACGGCTCGTTAGGTGCCGAAGGATTGTTTACAGAGACTACCGCTTATGATCCTAATTCTCCTTATTCGGCGTCCAAAGCCAGTTCCGACCATTTTGTCAGAGCTTATGGCGAGACTTACGGACTGCCTTATGTCCTTACCAATTGTTCCAATAATTATGGTCCGAATCATTTTCCGGAAAAATTGATTCCTCTGTTTATTCATAACATTATTGCCAATAAACCATTGCCTGTATATGGTGACGGGAATTATACACGCGATTGGCTGTTTGTTGAAGATCATGCCAGAGCTATCGATTTGGTTTTTCATCAAGGAGCTGCTCAAGAAACCTATAATATTGGTGGTTTTAATGAATGGAAAAATATAGATTTAGTGCGATTGCTTTGCTCCATCATGGATGGTAAATTGGGAAGAAGACCCGGTAAATCGGCTGAATTAATCACTTATGTAAAAGACAGACCCGGTCATGATTTGCGTTATGCTATTGATGCCACTAAAATAAAAGAGCAATTAGGCTGGGAGCCTTCAGTTACCTTTGAGCAGGGCTTAGAAATTACCGTCAATTGGTATTTGAACCATCCGGAATGGTTGGATCATGTGACTTCTGGCGCTTATTTGAATTATTATGATGTGAAAAGTGAGGAGTGAATCGTGAGAAGTGAGTGGTGAGAAGTGAATAGTGAGAAGTGAAAGGTGAATCGTGATTAGTTTAGGTGTGAATGGTGAGAAGTGAGAAGTGAAAAGTGGGTAAGTTAAAAAAATATAGGGGTTTGACTTTTTAATTAAAGTTGAACCCTTTTTTTAATAGGTTAAGATCTGGTTGAGCATTGATAACTAGTTGTTAGGTTTACTCTTCATTTAATATTTGTTGCATTAAAAAAAGGGGGGTAAATAAAATTTTTTCTCTTTTTTATTTAAAAAAGACAAATTTATCTCTTCCTAAGAAGCGAATACGATTTCGTAATTGTATGCTTATGGGCTTTTTTTTATCTAAATTAGTTCATAATTGGATTTTGAACAGGAAATTGGACTTTTTCATCTGTAATTACGTTTTAAAACATGAGTATTTTATTTTAAAACATGAGTTGATTTATAGGTAGTTACTCATTTTTTAATTAAAAGTTACAATTTTTTAATCTTTGAAAGCGGTTGGAAATTGGTGATATTCAGGTTTTGTAACTATATTTGTCCATGAAGGGTATGATTTTTTCCGCACCAATTTATGGGAGTGGGGAATGCGAAGCGGTAGGATTATGTTTGCTATATTTGGCGAAAAAATAGTTTTTTTAAAGTTATGGATTCAAACAGTAAAATAGCAGTTATAGGTTTAGGTTATGTTGGTTTACCATTGGCACGATTATTTGCAACGCAACATGCTGTGGTAGGATTTGATATTAATGCGGCAAGGGTTTCTGCTTTGCAATCCGGAACTGATACCACGCTTGAGGTCGATGATACCACCTTACAAAAAGTGCTTGTTGACACGAATAGTGGTGCAATCGGATTGTATTGTACTACTGATTTAGCGGAAATTGCGGATTGTCACTATTATATCGTTACGGTTCCTACACCTGTAGATAAAAATAACCGTCCTGATTTAACTCCCTTGTATAAAGCCAGTGAAGCCGTTGGTAAAGTGTTGAAAAAGGGTGACATTGTCATCTATGAATCGACCGTTTATCCGGGTGTTACTGAAGAGGAATGTGTTCCTGTATTGGAACGGATTTCAGGATTGCAGTTTAATGTTGATTTTTTTGCTGGATATTCGCCAGAGCGCATCAATCCGGGCGATAAATTACATACTGTAGAAAAAATATTAAAAGTTACTTCCGGTTCTACTCCTGCCATAGGAGCCAAAGTAAACGCTTTGTACCAAACCGTAATTACTGCGGGAACGTATCTGGCTCCCTCTATAAAAGTAGCCGAAGCTGCCAAAGTGATTGAGAATTCCCAGCGGGATATTAATATTGCTTTTGTAAACGAATTGGCCAAAATATTCCATTTAATGGATATTGATACGCATGAAGTATTAGCGGCAGCCGGAACCAAGTGGAATTTTTTACCCTTTAAACCCGGATTAGTCGGTGGGCATTGTATCGGTGTTGATCCTTATTATTTGGCACAACGTGCCCAAGAATTTGGATATCATCCTGAAATTATTTTAGCAGGGCGTCGTTTGAATGACAGTATGGGAGAATATGTAGCTTCGCAAATTGTTAAGTTGATGATTAAAAAAGGAATCTCTGTCCATGGCGCTACGCTGTTGATGTTGGGGATTACTTTCAAAGAAAATTGTCCAGATGTTCGCA
This region of Flavobacterium lacustre genomic DNA includes:
- a CDS encoding nucleotide sugar dehydrogenase encodes the protein MDSNSKIAVIGLGYVGLPLARLFATQHAVVGFDINAARVSALQSGTDTTLEVDDTTLQKVLVDTNSGAIGLYCTTDLAEIADCHYYIVTVPTPVDKNNRPDLTPLYKASEAVGKVLKKGDIVIYESTVYPGVTEEECVPVLERISGLQFNVDFFAGYSPERINPGDKLHTVEKILKVTSGSTPAIGAKVNALYQTVITAGTYLAPSIKVAEAAKVIENSQRDINIAFVNELAKIFHLMDIDTHEVLAAAGTKWNFLPFKPGLVGGHCIGVDPYYLAQRAQEFGYHPEIILAGRRLNDSMGEYVASQIVKLMIKKGISVHGATLLMLGITFKENCPDVRNTKIVDVISALKEYGIAVTIYDPLVDPIAVQHEYGLETVVTPPNQKFDSVVLAVAHHEFLALDLRQFQKENSLLYDVKGVLGDGVDGRL